Within Lolium rigidum isolate FL_2022 chromosome 5, APGP_CSIRO_Lrig_0.1, whole genome shotgun sequence, the genomic segment AGTGTCATTTCCATTGTCATTATTGGTGTATATAtatttagaattaaggtttggatgcaccccATTACTTATGGTCTGTTTACTTGACTTACAAACTAGAGTTAAGCTccaataatggttgttcgatcaAATCTCTTGGATTCGGATAGGATACACAATGTTAGGGCTTTGTGATGATTACAAGGTTAAGGATAAGCTTGAATTGGAATAATGGATTAGGTTTCCAAGTGTGTAGATGAAATGTAAAAAAATATGAGAAGGTCTAGCTCCCACTCCAGGGAGATATGTATAGCTTCGAGATGTTATTAGAGTGAACATATTTTCCAAGCTAAACAAGAACTTAGTTGGATGCTTCTTACTAGATTTCCTATTATTTCTTGTGAagaatgatatctgcttatcacaCTAGGGTACTTGTCATGAAAAATTACTTTATCATTAGTATATATTTGATATCCTTTCTTGTGATGTTCACTTCCAATTCTTCAAGATTTGTCATTAAATATCTTTATTTACTACTATCTACTATCGACATTCAATTATTTCTCAAGTTAATATTGAGGCTCATAGTTCATTAGGATTTTGACTTACTTCTTTCTTATCTACTTAGAGTTCTATGATGAACACTCATTTGCGAGTATCATGGTTTTGGCTTCTAAAGATACCACTGATGAAATCTAGCTCTTACCTCCAAGATAAAGTGCTTGCTCAAGCTAGTATCTTGGGTGTAACACTTACCTTGTACTTTCTTACATGAGCATTGCTATCATTAGGGTTTATAACATTATCGCAATGTTCCTTTGATCATATCAGCCTAGGTTCAACTtgactactccctctgatccataataagtgtcgtttAGCACTAAACTAGTACAAGTTTTATACTAAGTtcccaacacttattatggatcgatgGGAGTAGCTTATTTTGGACTAGCTTCTTGTTTACTTATCAAAGTCAATAATATGGTTCTATTCCATTTAGTATTGGATTACCTTACCACCTCAAAGTGAAATGGATTATATCCTAGGTTCCAACTCAAGAGTTGATAATATTTCTCTGGTAGGTATAGACTTCTCCCTTCTATAGGGTTTAACTTAGATGGATTTTAAATAGGAAATAATGGAATCATCAAGGTTTAATAAGAGGAGTTGTGTTGGTTCTCTTATCATGAGGCCAAGAATTTAGtttaagaaataccatgagggtcATGGTAAGAACAGATAAGGAATAAAGACATGGAAAATATGTATATCAAGACATGGTTATTCTCCTTCTTATTTGTTTTACACTTAATTTGTATCAATGTGTTGTTACAAGGAATACCGTGTTATGAACTTCTAAATGATCTGGTATGTTATCCTTAAGCAATGTTATTTGGTATTAGTGTTATGTCCATTTGAGCTAACCCATAGATCATATCATCTTTACCCatttttttagcaaaggtcacatggCAGTTTATAGCTAGAACTCAActtgatgattgatacgtccccgacgtatccataatttctgtcgttccatgtttgttttatgacaatacttacatgttttgcttgcattttatgatgatttcatgcattttccggaactaacctattaacaagatgccacgagtgccagttcctcgttttctcgctgttttggttccggaaaggctgttcgggcaatattctcggaattcgacgaaacgaagaccaaacctcctatttttcccggaagcgtccggaacaccgaagaagagtcggagagggccggagggccaccacaccatagggcggcgcggcctggcctgggcccgcgccggcctgtggtgtggcgccccgagtgccccctcgcgccgcctcttcgcctataaaatccctttcgacctaaaaacaccgtaacttttgacggaactccgagaaagactccggggcgccgccaccatcgcgaaactccaattcgggggacgaagtctcgtcccggcaccctgccgggacggggaagtgcccccgaagccatctccatcaacgccatcgcctccatcatgctccgtgagtagttcccccatggactacgggttctagctatagctagtcggtattctctcccccatgtacttcaatacaatgatctcatgagctgccttacatgattgagattcatctgatgtaatcggtgttgtgtttgtcgggatccgatggattgttacgttatgattgtctatctacaaagtttatgaagttattgttgctgcaatcttgttatgcttaatgcttgtcactagggcccgagtggcatgatcttagatttgagctctatacttattgcttagattgtatctacaagttgtatgcacatgtcactgtccggaaccaaaggccccgaagtgacagaaatcgggacaaccggaggggatggcggtgatgtgaggatcacatgttttcaccaagtgttaatgctttgctccggtactctattaaaaggagtaccttaatatccagtagtttcccttgaggcccggctgccaccggctggtaggacaaaagatgttgtgcaagtttctcattgcgagcacgtacgactattattggaaaacatgcctacatgattaatgatcttgatattctgtcttaatgctatttcaaccctatcaattgcccgactgtaatttgttcacccaacacttgttattggagagtttccactagtgtagatagctgggaaccccggtccatctttcatcatcatatactcgttctacatgtcaactgttttctggtgccattgctctcatattactactaccgctgttgtgttactcgttactactgctctcatatcactgctacttttacatcacccctgttgctagtgcttttccaggtgcagctgaattgacgactcagttgttaaggcttataagtattctttacctccccttgtgtcgaatcaataaatttgggttttacttccctcgaagactgctgcgatcccctatacttgtgggtcatcaagactattttctggcgccgttgccagggaggcatagctctactcataagttcacctggggagtacactctacctctctctctgtttttattgtgttttactttgttttgcttagtttacttttgtctagtttatttgtgcttagtttatttctgtctagtattagtttgcttagtttacttttgcttagtttatttttgtcttgttttatttgtctcatatacccaaaaatccataaaaatttgaaaaaccaaaaaattaaaaactgtctgttatgggagaaccaacaacctacttggagcttatagaatgttataattgttatagagaatcaagaactggtaaaataatgagtgctatgatagaacaattgaatacaattgctaaaatcttgcttaaatgccatgatataaactattgctctcaacaggatactaaacatcttaaatttcaatgtggctttagtgaggaatttttaattaagaactataatcggaattgttatattcattatgggttcgaagaggtagaacaatttgtcttatttatgggagcctccgagatagaatccttcatggttgagaattatgaaacttgtgttgtttgtaaggaccttaaagattatgtctctactatccttaattcttgcatagaatgctacagtaggaatccttatatccttgattataaagagagacacattaatgcacaagaatgcactcacaatttgcaggaaccggtggaagaagaaattgatgaacctgaaagctcattggatgaaaaagaggaggaaattgatgaacctgaaagctcattggatgaaaaagaagaggagagcgacgaacaaaaggaggaagaatggattagctacccatgtcaaccttctaatgagagtaactctttatctcttacactatttgattgtcctccatgcttaccggaagaggttgaatgttatgttcctgtggattctcttgaaatactacctatgagtaaaacttgtgaaaataattatgctactgttatatatgataatccatgctactttgataaatcttatgataatgctttgtttgtgcccgatgtcgaaatgcatggtactaaagaattttgcttggcaaatgtttatgataaagctctagatgatggtcctatgttacttgacaatattaattgtgctactaatgaaaatgggattggagaagtattgactttatttaggagtcccatatctcttgagattgatcaactaccttgctatattattaataaaagtaagtttgaaagttctaattccactattcttgagattgataaaaattatatgtttgtggatcatgaaaagtatgctgcatgtgatagctatactgttgagtttgttcatgaagctactgaaaattattatgagagaggaaaatatggttgtagaaatttgcatggtactaaaacacctctctatatgcttaaaattttgaagctacacttgttttatcttcttatgcttgtcactttgttcttcatgaatttatttgtgtacaagattcctttgcataggaagcatgttagacttaaatgtgttttggatttgcctcttgatgctctcttttgctccgaatactatttcttgcgagtgcatcattaaaactgctgagcccatcttaatggctataaagaaagcaacttcttgggagataacccatgtgttattttgctacagtactttgttttatatttgtgtcttggaagttgtttactactgtagcaacctctccttatcttagttttgtgtttttttgtgccaagtgaagcctctaatcgaaggttgatactagatttggatttctgcgcagaaacagatttctatctgtcacgaatctgggctgttttctctgtaggtaactcagaaaaatatgccaatttacgtgcgtgttcctcagatatgtacgcaactttcattagttttgagttttctgatttgagcaacggaagtattttattaaaattcgtctttactggctgttctgttttggcagattctgtctctgttttttgcattgtctcttgtggactttaagcgaggttttctagacgtggagagctgtagctaatgttttattgagttcttgcaatgtgccactacaggaccaaggtggattcaattttttgagtactaacccctctaatgaagtttatgagaagtttggtgtgaaggaagttttcaagggtcaagagaggaggatgatatatgatcaagaagagtgaaaagtctaagcttggggatgcccccgtggttcatccctgcatatttcaagaagactcaagcgtctaagcttggggatgcccaaggcatccccttcttcatcaacttatcaggttcctccctcgaaactatatttttattcggtcacatcatatgtgctttacttggagcgtctgtgtgcttttatttttgttttgtttgaataagatcggatcctggcaatccttgtttgggagagatacacgctccgctttttcatatgaacactcgtgttcttcgttttacttttaatgttcaatgataaaagttggaagctattgcacttatttatatttggttgaaaacagaaaatgcctcatcatgtcttggataatttgacacttggcaattgttttgagctctcaagtagatcatgattaagttttttcatgtagtctaagcctattagtggagaactacctgtagagcttgttgaaattggtttgcataattgatctctcttaaggtctagatattttctggtaaaagtgtttgagcaacaaggaagacagtgtagagtattataatgcttgcgatatgttcttatgtaagttttgctgtaccggttcatacttgtgtttgcttcaaacaaccttgctagcctaagccttgtatcgagagggaatacttctcgtgcatccaaaaccttgagccaaaaactatgccatttgtgtccaccatacctacctactatgtggtattttctgccattccaaagtaaattgcttgagtgctacctttaaacaattcaaaatttatcacctctgatttgtgtcaatgttttatagctcatgaggaagtatgtggtgtttatctttcaatcttgttgggcaactttcaccaatggactagtggcttcatccgcttatccaataattttgcaaaaagagctggcaatgggattcccagtcccaaattaattaacaaaaatagacactcctccatggtatgtgattgttggatggcacccgaggattcggttagccatggcttgtgtaagcaaaggttggggggagtgtcatcatcataataaaattaaactaaaaaggcactccttcatgatatgagattgttggcaggcaaccgaggattcggttagccatggtttgtgaaagaaaggttggaaggagtgccgcccaaaaataaaaataattcatgggagccgctcttgaaggtttgtctagcaagggggttagagtgcccactaccattcgttgacaacaacaacaaacacctctcaaaactttacttttatgctctctttatgttttcaaaaccaaagctctagcacaaatatagcaatcgatgctttcctctttgaagggccattcttttactttatgttgagtcagtttacctacttccttccatcttagaagcaaacacttgtgtcaaccgtgcattgattcttacatacttgcatatttgcattcatcatataactttgtgttgacaattatccatgagatatgcatgttacaagttgaaagcaaccgctgaaacttatatcttcctttgtgttgcttcaatgcctttactttgaacttattgctttatgagttaactcttgtgcaagacttttgatacttgtcttgaaagtactcttcatgaaaagttttgctacatgttatctatttgttagcaactatagatcattgccttgagtcacttcattcatttcatatgctttgtaatagtatgatcaaggttatgtaagtagcatgtcactacagaaattattctttttatcgtttacctgctcgggacgagcaggaactaagcttggggatgctgatacgtccccgacgtatccataatttctgtcgttccatgtttgttttatgacaatacttacatgttttgcttgcattttatgatgatttcatgcattttccggaactaacctattaacaagatgccacagtgccagttcctgttttctgctgtttttggttccagaaaggctgttcgggcaatattctcgaattcgacgaaacgaagaccaaacctcctatttttcccggaagcgtccagaacaccgaagaagagtcggagagggccggagggccaccacaccatagggcggcgcggctcggcctgggcccgcgccggcctgtggtgtggtgcccccaggtgcccccctgcgccgcctcttcgcctataaaatccctttcgacctaaaaacaccgtaacttttgacggaactccagaaagactccaggggcgccgccaccatcgcgaaactccaattcgggggacagaagtctctgtcccggcacctgccgggacggggaagtgccccggaagccatctccatcaacgccatcgcctccatcatgctccgtgagtagttcccccatggactacgggttctagctgtagctagtcggtattctctcccccatgtacttcaatacaatgatctcatgagctgccttacatgattgagattcatctgatgtaatcggtgttgtgtttgtcgggatccgatggattgttacgttatgattgtctatctacaaagtttatgaagttattgttgctgcaatcttgttatgcttaatgcttgtcactagggcccgagtggcatgatcttagatttgagctctatacttattgcttagattgtatctacaagttgtatgcacatgtcaccgtccggaaccaaaggccccgaagtgacgaaatcgggacaaccggaggggatggcggtgatgtgaggatcacatgttttcaccaagtgttaatgctttgctccggtactctattaaaaggagtaccttaatatccaagtagtttcccttgaggcccggctgccaccggctggtaggacaaaagatgttgtgcaagtttctcattgcgagcacgtacgactattattggaaaacatgcctacatgattaatgatcttgatattctgtcttaatgctatttcaaccctatcaattgcccgactgtaatttgttcacccaacacttgttattggagagtttccactagtgtagatagctgggaaccccggtccatctttcatcatcatatactcgttctacatgtcaatcagttttctcggtgccattgctctcatattactactactcgtTGTTGTGTTACTGTATCttgttgctctcatatcactgctactttcacatcacccctgttgctagtgcttttccaggtgcagctgaattgacgattCAGTTGTTaacgcttataagtattctttacctccccttatgtcgaatcaataaatttgggttttacttccctcgaagactgttgcgatcccctatacttgtgggtcatcaatgatctacttcaattccatcaactcaAGAGAAACTTTAATCACtttgacaagttttatttgaaagcgtgaAAATTTCAcatattttctatgcatgaataaaATGAACATATGTGTTTCCTATCTATTTCTAGCATCTAATGCTGAGATGCTACAACTACTTTCTAAATGCACATATGTAAGATTACAAAGTTAACACTCACGATATGTATGGGTTGTGTCTATTTGTGATTTGTTTATTTTAGCATAAATATACTATTTGGCTACATATTCCTTATATATGTGCACAAGAATGACAAATGCAGCTTCACAGAACAACAAAAATCAATGTCAAACAAGACATGAGCATCTGGGTTCTTAATAATACGACCAAAATATGGATAGTAGAATGACACATTGATGACTCATTGCTTATCATCTAATAGTAATGTAGAATACACAATCCTAACAGATATGAAACATGCTAGAAAAGAGCATCCAACCCATCTTCGACAACCTACACAAACTAACAACTTCTGTTTCACAAGAGAACAAAACTGAAACTTTGAACCGAATGACTCGGTGGTAGAATACAAAACCAAAAGCGTGGAAGTAAGGTGTCAAACATCATTACTCGTGCCATGTCGTCAGAAAGGAGGAGATATAGTGCAAGAAACACTATTCATCTCACCGGTACATATAATTCTGAATTCAAGAGAAAGCAAGACCCTGATAGAACATAATGATGCCTAGATGCATCACTTATCATGTATTACTAACTTGTAAAATACAATATCTAACAATTTGGTGTATATTTTTCTTGAACAACCTATATAAAACTACAAATTCCGTTTCACAAAAGCTAATAGGGTGAAGCTTTTGGGACAATATTACTTATAGTATTTTTTGATGAAGGAGAAATTCAGGATAAGAAACACCATCTATTTTAGAACCATGCACAATTTCAGTGAGCTGGCAACCTAATCTTATCAATGTCTAACTAACTTTGTAAGCATTAGATAAAGATATACATGACGGCACGCAAAAATCATCTCACCTCATCTATAAGTACAGAGCATCATCTTCTCACATATTCATCTCACCACCACTAACGCCGCACTAAAAACATGAAGACATTCTTCATCCTAGTTTTTCTTGCTCTCGTAGTGAGCACTGCCTTTGCACAGTATGCGGAAGCTCCTAGTGGGGACGTGGAAGGTCCTAGTGCGAGTGCAGGGCAATGGGGTGCAGAAGTTCCCACCATGGGCAGTTCTGATCGATGTGAACATGACCAAACGAAGCTAGTCTATTGCAGGGATTACCTAATGGAGCGTTGCACACCAAGATATATGCCGATCACCTGGCCATGGT encodes:
- the LOC124655905 gene encoding puroindoline-B-like, which produces MKTFFILVFLALVVSTAFAQYAEAPSGDVEGPSASAGQWGAEVPTMGSSDRCEHDQTKLVYCRDYLMERCTPRYMPITWPWSRMKRSCEKVRSQCCQQLGQMEPQCRCKAISRTIQGELSGFSASQEGQKARVVHMAKHLPSKCDMGPSSCNIPVTSGYYW